A stretch of DNA from Candidatus Palauibacter polyketidifaciens:
CTCCTCCGCATCGGTCCCGGCATCCGGCCGATGCCCGTCCGGAGCGGGAGCGCCATTTGCCTTCCCGAACAGGCCCACTCGTTCCCACTTCAGGAGGAAGAGCAGGTAGAGGGCCCAGCCGGATACGAGCACGAATCCGTCGAGGCGGCCGACGGCGTCGTTGAGCGACAGCACCATCACCAGGGAAAGTACGATGATGACGAGGGGCGTCTCGCGCACGATGACCCGGCGGTGGACCTGGATCGGCCGAATCAGGGCGCCGACGCCCACGATCAGGCCTACGTTCGCGGCCGTGGAGCCCATGACGTTGCCGACGGCTACGCCCGGCTGGCCTTCCAGGGACGCAAGCGCGCTTACAACCAGTTCCGGGGCCGAAGTGCCGAAAGCGACGACCGTCAGGCCGACGACGAGCGGGCTGACGCCGAATCTCTGCGCCAGGCCGGCGGCGCCCCGAACGAGCCAGTCCGCGCCGAGCGTCAGGGGCACGAACGCGAAGGCGAAGAGGAGGGTGTCCCTCATCCGCGGTTACGGGATTCCGTCAAGCGGATCGCCCGGCACGGCACGGTGCGACCGCTGCGGTCGGGAGACCGGGCGGGCGAAACCCTCGCTTCAGTTGCGCCCGGCCGCGCGCTGAGGCTTCGGCGGCTGGATCGACGGGGACGCACCCTTGTGCGGGGAGCCCGTCGGTTTTTCGTCCGCGGCCTTTGCCGTCATGTGGAGACGACCCTCAATCTGGCCACCCTCATCGAGTTTCACCCGGCGGCTCCGAATATCGCCCTCGATCTTGCAGGTTTCCTGCAACTCCACGCGGCTGGCTCCCGCGACGGTCCCTATGACGGTACCGGCCACGACGACATCCTGCGTCTCGATATCGCCCGTGATACGACCGTCCTTGCCGACGACAACGGATTTCGTTGCCTTGATCGAGCCTTCGACCTTGCCTTCGACCCGGACCGTGCCATCGCACATCACGTCCCCGAGGATCGTCATTCCGGGCGCGACGACCGAAACGACGTCGCTCAGCTCACGGGTGGGGCCGCCATGTCGAGAATCTCTAGCCATTTGCTCCTATCCTTACTCCGGTTGTCTCTCCGCCGGGGCCGCGGTGTTGTCCCGACCGCTGAGGTCCGCCAGCAGCGACAGAGGGTCCAATAGTGCGCCGTTCCGGGCGAGTTCCAGGTGCAGGTGGGGAGCCGAGGATCTTCCCGTGTTCCCTGTGAGGGCGATGACCTCGAGTCGCTCCACCGCGTCGCCGGCCGCGGCGAACAGCCAGGCGTTGTGGCCATACAATGACGTTAGGCCATCCGCGTGCGCAATCCGCAGGAATTTTCCGTAGATCGGGTCTTCCCCCGCCTCCTCGACCCGTCCCGCCTGGATGGCCCGGACGTACGACCCCGTCGGTACCGCGATGTCCAACCCGGTATGGCCGTCGCGCGAATAGTCCGGCCGTGAGCCGAAGTGACGGGTGACGAAGCCACGCTGCGTGAGGGGCCAGGCCGGCGTCGCCGTCTCTGCCGAGGTTCGTGACCGGACCTCCATGTCTCCCCTCGGGACGACGTTCACCGGCAGGGACTCGGCCGGCCGCCCGGCGGTCACTGCATCCTGCAGAAGACCGAACTCCTGCTCGAGTTCGTTCAGTCGACCCGCCAACTGGCTCATCCGTTCACGCTCGCTCTCGAGCGTCGCGAGTTCCGCTTCCAGCTCGAGTATGCGATTGGACTCGACCCGGGAAGCCGTCAGGAAGCCCCCCAGAAACCCCAGGCCGCACAGGCCGACGATCGTGCCCGCCACCGAGAGAAGCACCCGCGCGCGACCGAGTGGCAGGGATCGTACGCGCCGGCCGTCCCGTCGGACCAACTGCACCGTCCATTGCCGGAGGACCGTCATTCGCGAAGCTCCGTCGCGAGTTCGTCGCCACCCATTAAGGCCACGAGCCGCAGAAAATCATCCGTGTCGTGGAAACGTACGACGACCTCGCCCGCTCCATCCGACCGCGTCCGGATCCGCACCTGGGTTCCGAACCCTCGCTCAAGCCCCAGTTCGGCCCGTCTCACAAAGGGATCGCCCGACTCTGTCGGTTTTTTCCGCCTGGTCTTGCGCCCCCGGCGTTGCGCCGGGCGGCCTCGGCGGACGCGACGTTCCGTCTCCCGCACGGACCACCCCTCCTCCACCGCTTCCAGCGCGACGCGGGTCTGCTCTTCAGGTGTGGACAACGTCAGGAGGGCCCGGCCGTGACCCGCGGACAGTTTCCCTTTCGCGAGCAGACCCAGCACCGCTTCCGGCAGGGCGAGCAGTCGCAGAGCGTTTGCCACGGTTGACCTGTCCCGCCCCACATGCCGCCCCACTTCTTCCTGCGTCAGATCGAAGTCCTCCATCAGTCGACGATACCCTCGAGCTTCTTCAAGTGCTGACAGGTCATGGCGTTGGAGATTTTCGACGAGAGCCACGACCAGCATCTGTTCGTCGTCCAGCTCCCGAACCAGGGCCGGAACCGATGTCCATCCAAGACTCTGAATCGCCCGGAATCGTCGCTCGCCCACGACGATCTCGAACGTCTCCCCTACGGGTCTGACGACGACAGGTTGCAGTAGACCGTTCTCGCGGATGGAGGCCGCGAGTTCCGCGAGGCGGTCCAGATCGAAGTCGCCACGAGGCTGAAACGGGTTCGCCTGGATGGCTTCGACCGGAATCTCCGCTTCCGCCGAGACCCCTTCCGTTCCGAGGTTTTCGCTCAGCAGGGCCCCAAGCCCCTTCCCGAGGCGGCGGTCGCTCCGGGGCACGCCTACGGACTCCTGTGCCGATCGATCAGCTCCCGGGCCAGGCTCAGGTATCCGCGGGCTCCGCTCGACAGGACATCGTACAGAGCGATCGGTTCTCCGAAACTGGGGGCCTCGGCGAGCCGGATGTTCCTCGGGATCATGGTGTCGAAGACCTTGCCTCCGAAGTACTCACGCGCCTCGGCGGCCACCTGTTTGGCCAGGTTGAGGCGCGAATCGTACATCGTCAACAGCACTCCCTCGATCTCGAGTTCCGGGTTGATGCTGCGTTGCACCAGCCGCACGGTGTTCAGGAGCTGACTCAGCCCCTCCAACGCATAGAACTCACACTGAATCGGAATGAGCACGGCGTCCGCCGCCGCCAGTGCGTTCAGCGTGAGGAGCCCGAGGGACGGCGGTGAGTCGATCAGGATGTACTCGAAGTCATCCTGCAGCGCCTCGATCTTCCGGCCGAGGATGCGCTGGCGGTCCGACCGATCGATCAGTTCCACCTCGGCACCGGTCAGGTCCCGGCTCGCGGACACCACGGACAGACAGGGGAAGTGGACTTCCGGCCGCACGGCGGCCTGAAGCGGTTGTCCGTTTACGAGGCAGTCGTAGACGCTGGGAACGTCTCCATCCTTGCGCAGTCCGAAGCCGGATGTCGCGTTGCCCTGCGGGTCGCAATCGATGACGAGCGTGTTGCGCTCCGCGATCGCCAGCGAGGCACCGAGGTTGATCGCCGTGGTGGTCTTGCCGACCCCGCCCTTCTGATTTGCAATCGCGATCACCCGGCCCAAATCGATCCGCCCCTCGCTGATCGCCGCACCTGGCGACGTGAACCGACACGCACTGTAAGCGTATGACTCGTAACGAAATAATGTCATGACACCCGAGCGCGACAAAAGGGTCTTCGCGCAGCGGAACGTCATCTCACGTGAGGTGCTCCAATATACGCCGCTCTCGTGACCCGGGCGAACCTGGTGTAGTGCCGCAGAAAACCGCTGAACCCTGTTTCACGTGAAACATGCGATGGCGATCGTGACGGGCCAACGCGCCTCCCGGCGAAGGAACGAACTGTTTCACGTGAAACCATCGCTCGCCGTCGACGCGCCCCTTGCAGGCGGGTACGCCTGGAAAGAGCTTCGTCCTCCACTCGCCGCAGCTCAGCTTCGATACACCTGTTTCGGGAGGCCGATATCTCCGCAACGATCCCCGCAACCGACCGATTGATCCTCGCGCTGGATGTACCGACCGCTTCAGAGGCGCGAGAGATCGTCGACTCGCTGGCCGATACCGTTTCCTTCTACAAGATCGGCTTGGAGCTCTTCCTGTCCGGCGGGTACTTCGAGCTCGCCGACTGGCTTCGCTCAAGAGAAAAGAAGGTCTTTGCCGACCTCAAACTCTTCGACGTTCCACAGACCGTTCGCTCCGCGGTCCGCCAACTCCGGACCCGGGACGTCGATTTCGTCACGGTACATGGCAACGATGCGATCCTCCGTGCGGCGTGCGACGCGGCTGCGGGGGATCTCGGCATCCTCGCGGTCACCGTTCTCACGAGTCTCGACCGGGCCGACATGGACGACCTCGGCTTTGAAGCCGACATCGGAGCTGTCGTCCTGTCGCGAGCCCGTCGGGCGGAGAGCATCGGGTGCGCCGGCGTCATCAGCTCCGGTCACGAGGCCGCTCGAATTCGCTCCGCGGTGTCTCAACGGTTTCGCGTCGTCGTCCCCGGCATCCGCGTGGCGACGGATGCCGGGACCGATGACCAGAAACGGACCGTCGATGTGGAGACGGCGTTCGAAGCCGGGGCGGATTACATCGTGATGGGACGACCTATCCGAAACGCTCCGGATCCCGCACGGGCGGCGGCGGCCGTTCAGGAGAGAATATCCGCCTGGTTTCGAGAGGCTGGCTAACCGACACCCTGTCGCATAGGCCGTAACTCATTATTATACATAGTATTACGATCATTGCCTTCCCGCGGCGCCTCCGTGGCCTCCCTACGGCTTGACGCGGCGTTGAGACCCGGTGGCGATTCTTGTCCCGCCACTCCCATGAAGCACGGGGCACCTTTCCTTCGTACGGGTGTACGTCCACGTGCACCCAGTCTTGCCTACCGGAGCCGTGATGCAATGATAGAGCTTCCCGATGTTGAGCGAATGATCGAGCGTATTGCCGGTTACACGACCGGCAAAACGATCTCCATCATCCGGATCGACGACCCTGATGTCGCATCAATCGAGCGCGACATCGTCGAGAATCACCTTGAGAACCACGCCGTGGATTCCGTTGAACGCCACGGTCGCTACGTCGTCCTCCGTTTCCGTTCCGACTACAGCCTCATGTTCGACATGGGCGATGACGGTCTTCTGCGCCTCGAGTCCCAGACCGCGCCTCCGACCGACCGGACGCGGATCCGGTTCCAGTTCGCGGCCGGCCGGGAACTGCGTTTCTCGTCGTCCGGATCCCAGGGGACGGTCCAGGCCGTGGCCGGAAGCGAATTCAACGAGAAGGGGTCGCTCCAGAGTCTGGGGGTGGACCCGCTGAGCGACGACCTGACGCTGGCGCGCTTCGAATCGCTTGCGGAGGGGAATGCCCGCTCTTCCATCAAGGGTTTTCTCCTGAACCAGAAAGCGATCGCGGGGATCGGCAACGACTATGCGGATGAAATCTGCTTCCAGGCCGGCGTGCGCCCCGACCGGCGCGTCGGCCAACTGGAGCCCGAGCAGCTCGACCGGCTTCACCGTTACCTGAAGCGGGTCCTGAGGCGGGCCACGCTTCACTGGAGCGCCGCACATTCCGATCCCGGGTGGCTGATCAACTCACGCTCGTCGGGCGGCCCCTGTCCGCGATGCCGACATGCGTTGACGTCCCTCCGCGTGACCGGCCGGAAGACGGTGCTCTGCCCGAGGTGTCAGGCGGCCGCCTGAAGCTCCAGCGCATCTCGGCCGGCGGTCCGGCCGGCCACGGCCTGCCGGGCCGCTTCCGGGCGGTGCGTCCCTGGACTGTCGACGTGCGCGCCCTCGTGGCCTGCCTCCTCATGGCGGCACCTTTCGCCGAGATCCGTCCGCTTGTCGCCCAGGCGGGCAGCGGCGCGGCAGTCGGCATCCGGGACCCGAACGGCCATCCCTTCCGCACGCCCTCGGGCTCTCCCCTCGAGCCCGTACATCGTCTTGCGCTGCTGAGCGCCACGCGCGACTCCTTCCGTGACGGCATTGCCCTCGCGGACATCGGCGACCGCTTCGGGTTCTGGATCCGGCGCGATCCGGCCGGGGAGGTCGAAGTCGCAGGAGCGATTCACGGAGGGGCGTTCTCCCGCTTCGACCTCGAAGGTCCGGATCAGGCCCTCATCGAAGTGCACTACCGGATCGGCGTCCTCCTCCGCGCGCGGTTCGGCGAGGTTGCGGCTCGGGCCGAACTCTATCACGTGAGTTCGCATCTCGGGGACGAATTCCTCCTGGACACCGGCACCCGTCCCATCAGCACGAGCCGCGAGGGGATGGAACTCCTGCTCCAGGGATCTCCGGCGTCGGGCCTCACCGTCTACGGAGGCCCGGGCGTGCTGCTGCGCGCCACGCCGGACTTCGAGCCTCTTTCGCTGCGGGCGGGCGCCGCCTGGGAGTCCGCGCCGGGCGGGCGGGCGCGGTTCCATGCCTCGGTCGACTACTTCGGCTGGGCGGAACTCGAGTGGAAGCCTGCCGTTGCCGCGGAACTCGGGGCTGCGCTGGCTCGGGGGACGCGGGTCGGATTGCTCCTCGGCTTCGGTCCCTCCCGCGCGGAGCAGTTCCTCCGGCAGTCCGAGCGCCTGGTCGGGTTTTCCATCTCCCACGTGCGGTGACGTGGCGGCGCCCGAAGCCCGTCTCGGCCCCTCTCGCGTGTCCCGACGCTACTCTTTCTTCCGGGAGGCCGGCGGCTGTGCCTTCCTTCGTGCCCGGGAGAGGTACATCTGCTGCGGC
This window harbors:
- a CDS encoding ParB/RepB/Spo0J family partition protein, with amino-acid sequence MPRSDRRLGKGLGALLSENLGTEGVSAEAEIPVEAIQANPFQPRGDFDLDRLAELAASIRENGLLQPVVVRPVGETFEIVVGERRFRAIQSLGWTSVPALVRELDDEQMLVVALVENLQRHDLSALEEARGYRRLMEDFDLTQEEVGRHVGRDRSTVANALRLLALPEAVLGLLAKGKLSAGHGRALLTLSTPEEQTRVALEAVEEGWSVRETERRVRRGRPAQRRGRKTRRKKPTESGDPFVRRAELGLERGFGTQVRIRTRSDGAGEVVVRFHDTDDFLRLVALMGGDELATELRE
- a CDS encoding M23 family metallopeptidase: MTVLRQWTVQLVRRDGRRVRSLPLGRARVLLSVAGTIVGLCGLGFLGGFLTASRVESNRILELEAELATLESERERMSQLAGRLNELEQEFGLLQDAVTAGRPAESLPVNVVPRGDMEVRSRTSAETATPAWPLTQRGFVTRHFGSRPDYSRDGHTGLDIAVPTGSYVRAIQAGRVEEAGEDPIYGKFLRIAHADGLTSLYGHNAWLFAAAGDAVERLEVIALTGNTGRSSAPHLHLELARNGALLDPLSLLADLSGRDNTAAPAERQPE
- the pyrF gene encoding orotidine-5'-phosphate decarboxylase; the encoded protein is MILALDVPTASEAREIVDSLADTVSFYKIGLELFLSGGYFELADWLRSREKKVFADLKLFDVPQTVRSAVRQLRTRDVDFVTVHGNDAILRAACDAAAGDLGILAVTVLTSLDRADMDDLGFEADIGAVVLSRARRAESIGCAGVISSGHEAARIRSAVSQRFRVVVPGIRVATDAGTDDQKRTVDVETAFEAGADYIVMGRPIRNAPDPARAAAAVQERISAWFREAG
- a CDS encoding polymer-forming cytoskeletal protein → MARDSRHGGPTRELSDVVSVVAPGMTILGDVMCDGTVRVEGKVEGSIKATKSVVVGKDGRITGDIETQDVVVAGTVIGTVAGASRVELQETCKIEGDIRSRRVKLDEGGQIEGRLHMTAKAADEKPTGSPHKGASPSIQPPKPQRAAGRN
- a CDS encoding ParA family protein, coding for MIAIANQKGGVGKTTTAINLGASLAIAERNTLVIDCDPQGNATSGFGLRKDGDVPSVYDCLVNGQPLQAAVRPEVHFPCLSVVSASRDLTGAEVELIDRSDRQRILGRKIEALQDDFEYILIDSPPSLGLLTLNALAAADAVLIPIQCEFYALEGLSQLLNTVRLVQRSINPELEIEGVLLTMYDSRLNLAKQVAAEAREYFGGKVFDTMIPRNIRLAEAPSFGEPIALYDVLSSGARGYLSLARELIDRHRSP
- a CDS encoding DUF1207 domain-containing protein gives rise to the protein MSGGRLKLQRISAGGPAGHGLPGRFRAVRPWTVDVRALVACLLMAAPFAEIRPLVAQAGSGAAVGIRDPNGHPFRTPSGSPLEPVHRLALLSATRDSFRDGIALADIGDRFGFWIRRDPAGEVEVAGAIHGGAFSRFDLEGPDQALIEVHYRIGVLLRARFGEVAARAELYHVSSHLGDEFLLDTGTRPISTSREGMELLLQGSPASGLTVYGGPGVLLRATPDFEPLSLRAGAAWESAPGGRARFHASVDYFGWAELEWKPAVAAELGAALARGTRVGLLLGFGPSRAEQFLRQSERLVGFSISHVR
- a CDS encoding DNA-formamidopyrimidine glycosylase family protein → MIELPDVERMIERIAGYTTGKTISIIRIDDPDVASIERDIVENHLENHAVDSVERHGRYVVLRFRSDYSLMFDMGDDGLLRLESQTAPPTDRTRIRFQFAAGRELRFSSSGSQGTVQAVAGSEFNEKGSLQSLGVDPLSDDLTLARFESLAEGNARSSIKGFLLNQKAIAGIGNDYADEICFQAGVRPDRRVGQLEPEQLDRLHRYLKRVLRRATLHWSAAHSDPGWLINSRSSGGPCPRCRHALTSLRVTGRKTVLCPRCQAAA
- a CDS encoding calcium/sodium antiporter, which encodes MRDTLLFAFAFVPLTLGADWLVRGAAGLAQRFGVSPLVVGLTVVAFGTSAPELVVSALASLEGQPGVAVGNVMGSTAANVGLIVGVGALIRPIQVHRRVIVRETPLVIIVLSLVMVLSLNDAVGRLDGFVLVSGWALYLLFLLKWERVGLFGKANGAPAPDGHRPDAGTDAEESAVAAPGVWWSLVRVGLGLPCLAYGAKWLLEGAEGIARSLAVPEAVIAATMIAVGTSLPELASTLVAAFRRMGDIAIGNVIGSNVFNLGLVLGTAALVRPLVLHPTIVVGYVLPALAFSVILIPLALHRGTVQRWEGGLLLLLYLAYIVLVWLFN